In bacterium, one genomic interval encodes:
- a CDS encoding VWA domain-containing protein, whose protein sequence is MRFAEPLHFALLLGVLLVGVFLFWAINRKKKILSRFGDLPLILRTAPYISFARQRTKAIFLVLGLSFIVVALARLQFGTHLEMLKREGIDIIVALDVSNSMLAQDMKPNRLEKAKQELRSIIDRLKGDRIGLIAFAGEAFVQCPLTLDLGTARLLLQVMDNQSVSVQGTSIGSAIQVAQKSFESKEKKHKVLVILTDGEDFGGNVEQSAEEARNDGIKVYTVGIGNPAGEPIPILDRQGNQVGFKKDENGEVIMTKLDEATLRKLSLATGGKFYNASAGEMELDRIFDDIAGMEKKELEGTLVTKYDDRYQWPLLFGLFLIVIEFFIPERKKAAGSAPNA, encoded by the coding sequence ATGAGATTTGCCGAGCCACTACATTTTGCGCTTCTGCTGGGAGTTTTGCTGGTCGGAGTATTTCTCTTTTGGGCGATTAACCGGAAGAAGAAGATACTTTCCCGATTTGGCGACCTTCCGCTCATCCTCAGGACAGCGCCGTATATCAGTTTCGCTCGCCAGCGGACCAAAGCGATCTTTTTGGTTCTTGGGTTGTCATTCATAGTCGTAGCGCTGGCCCGCCTTCAGTTCGGTACTCATCTGGAGATGCTCAAGCGTGAGGGGATTGACATTATAGTCGCTCTCGACGTGTCGAATTCGATGCTGGCGCAGGATATGAAGCCGAATCGGCTGGAGAAGGCAAAGCAGGAACTGAGGTCGATCATCGATCGCCTCAAAGGAGACCGGATCGGGCTGATTGCGTTTGCCGGGGAAGCGTTTGTGCAATGCCCCTTGACGCTGGACCTCGGAACCGCGCGGCTCCTGTTGCAGGTGATGGACAACCAGTCGGTCTCTGTGCAGGGGACCTCGATCGGTTCAGCGATCCAGGTGGCGCAGAAATCGTTTGAGTCGAAAGAGAAAAAACACAAAGTACTGGTCATCCTGACCGACGGGGAAGATTTCGGCGGGAATGTCGAGCAGTCGGCCGAAGAAGCACGCAACGACGGGATCAAAGTCTACACTGTGGGAATCGGAAATCCGGCGGGCGAGCCTATTCCAATCCTGGATCGGCAGGGGAATCAGGTTGGTTTCAAGAAGGATGAAAACGGCGAAGTGATCATGACCAAGCTGGATGAGGCGACACTGCGCAAGCTCAGCCTGGCCACCGGCGGAAAGTTCTATAATGCATCTGCGGGCGAGATGGAACTCGACCGGATCTTTGACGATATAGCCGGTATGGAGAAGAAGGAACTTGAAGGGACGCTGGTGACCAAGTATGACGATCGGTACCAGTGGCCGTTGCTGTTCGGGCTGTTTCTGATCGTGATAGAGTTCTTCATTCCTGAACGAAAGAAAGCTGCAGGGAGTGCGCCCAATGCGTAG
- a CDS encoding VWA domain-containing protein translates to MEFGGLALNLFSESGLVIPALVILLGGLLLLAVMWFFYVRRHRFQSATIKYSDVRIVKRAARSNRQRYRFVLALLRILAVAFLILAFARPRSGTEVTDVTSEGVDIMMALDVSSSMTAEDFKPNNRLYVAKEELKKFVQKRTNDWIGLVVFARYAYTQCPLTTDYGVLLNFVDQVDFGTVDDGTAIGMGIATAVNRLRESESKSKVIILLTDGENNAGEIDPMTAANLAQAMDIKVYTIGCGKPGNAMFPVQDPIFGKRYVYQPTKIDEKSLQQIADRTGGKYFRARSGEELEEIYTRIDELEKTERKVASHVQYKELFHWFTYAGLALLMLEIVLANSYFRKLP, encoded by the coding sequence ATGGAATTTGGCGGTCTGGCGCTCAATCTCTTCAGCGAATCCGGGCTGGTGATCCCGGCCCTGGTGATCCTGCTGGGTGGATTACTGCTCCTGGCTGTAATGTGGTTTTTCTATGTCAGGAGACACCGCTTCCAGTCGGCGACCATAAAGTATTCGGATGTACGGATCGTCAAGCGTGCGGCACGGTCCAATCGACAGCGGTATCGTTTTGTACTGGCGTTGTTGCGAATCCTGGCGGTGGCGTTTCTGATTCTGGCCTTTGCCCGTCCGCGCTCGGGAACCGAGGTAACGGACGTGACATCAGAGGGCGTGGATATCATGATGGCGCTCGACGTGTCATCATCGATGACCGCAGAGGATTTCAAGCCGAACAACCGCCTGTATGTTGCCAAAGAAGAGCTGAAGAAATTCGTTCAGAAACGAACTAATGACTGGATCGGGCTGGTGGTTTTTGCGCGATATGCGTACACCCAGTGCCCGTTAACCACCGATTACGGTGTCCTGCTTAATTTTGTGGACCAGGTAGATTTTGGCACTGTTGATGACGGGACCGCAATTGGAATGGGAATCGCCACGGCGGTCAATCGACTGCGTGAGAGCGAGTCGAAATCCAAAGTGATCATCCTTTTGACCGATGGTGAGAATAATGCCGGCGAGATCGATCCGATGACGGCCGCAAACCTTGCCCAGGCGATGGACATCAAGGTATACACGATCGGTTGCGGCAAGCCGGGGAATGCGATGTTCCCGGTGCAGGATCCGATTTTCGGCAAACGATACGTTTATCAGCCGACCAAAATCGATGAGAAGTCGCTTCAACAGATCGCAGATCGGACGGGCGGTAAATACTTCCGGGCAAGATCGGGCGAAGAGCTGGAAGAGATCTACACCCGGATCGATGAACTGGAGAAGACCGAACGAAAGGTAGCATCGCACGTTCAATATAAAGAACTGTTTCACTGGTTTACCTATGCTGGGCTGGCCCTGCTGATGCTTGAGATCGTATTGGCCAACAGCTATTTCAGGAAACTGCCGTAA